The Raphanus sativus cultivar WK10039 chromosome 2, ASM80110v3, whole genome shotgun sequence DNA segment tacaacgatgaaaatattacaaagacgattccAGAACCGACAATTCGATCCATGTTCGATGTTACGCCATGCACCAAACTAAAGATCTCATGTaacatgttttttaataatctgcataatttagTTTTATGGGATTTGAATCTCAGACCTCCGAATGTAAAAACAATTGAatcattattctttttttttaactcaacttCAACTTTTCATTAGCCAAATGTTTTGATACAAACAATTGTGACCACAATGCCTCAACAGAGACTTTAACCATAATGTGATCTATGGAAGTAGATATAGCATCATCTAGGATCACTTATTTGGATCCTACATTGCCTCATCTAACTACCTATCACTTTGACCACCATGGAAACAAATTCATTCTACCAAAATGGTGAAAATGAATCGTTCCTTACACCACTAACTACACGGGCATTGACCACAACTGAAAAAACAGAGACTTTACAAAGGAATTACAATCTAAGACCTTGCTGGAGATCACCACTTGATTGACATTTAGAACTTGGATCATACCAACTCAACGCCAAGGCGCATACTTCCCCCTCAAGTCCCGTCCAGATAGCAGTCGTACCCCAGCCTTATTGTATGGATTCCAAGCCTAAAGAACCACTAAATGGGAAAATACCTTATTgacagatttcttttcaaacaCAGAAATGGGTTCCCCACCAAACTGGTGCGTTAGCTGCCACTTAGGACCTTCCATCACGAGTTCCTAGTCTTGACTCCAAAACCGAGCCGCCGGAACAGAGCGAAGCAACATCTCCACGAGCATGAGCTTCGGTTCTTCCGGAATGAAAAAGACGGGTTTTGATGTCGAATCCAACCGGAGCTCATCCTCTAACACCTGCAAAAGAACACAATGGAGCTCGAGGGAGAACGACGACGGCACAGATCAGACATCAACGGAGGAACACGGAGCGGCAAGGGGAAAATAGCTCCGTCTAAAATCCAACCCTAAAAGCCGACCTCCGTCAGCGACACCTTCGAGACTCAACTCGCTGTGACTCCAGAAGTTCGGAAACCGCACTACACGGCCAGATCTGAGATCTGAAGAGCCGAAGAAACCAGAGTTCACAAGAATCTCGCCGAGGGGAAGGAGCGTTAACGAAGGCAAAAGGAAAAACGAAGAAAGGGAAAGGGGCTCTCCGGCGACGACGCAGCGTCAGACGCCGGAGAAACACGACGGCTAGGGCTTCTActgctctctctctttctctctctctctaatcaaTTGAATCATTATTCAAACCACTGGACTAAAGGGGTTTCCACTTTTGATTAATTGTTCAGATACTAAATCGCAATAATAATTGATtactgaaaataaattatttaattaggCAATATAAAAggtaaacatatattaaaatcgTGTAACATTTTTATTGTGTACCTGAATTGTGAAAGAATGTTCTTGCTTTAATCAAATAGATTGATATGTTTTTATTGTATCGGATTGTTTCTTAAACATTGTGgatctatattttctttatgaGGCTACATAATCATATCGAGCATTCCATCTAGTTTCTAAAAGCTTGTCTTCTCCATGTTAGATTTTTGAAATCCAAATCATATGATTTGTAGAACTGCAGATCTCATAATGTACCATGgtatcatttataagagttgGAAGGCATCATTTTATGATGCTTTGAGAAGACCTACAAGGCTACAAATGTGGGTCGAAGTTGTATGGAAAGACCAAACAAACAAGAAGTTGGTCCTCAACCAAACAAGGAAGGGAACAATAAACAAGTTACATCCATTTATAATTTATGAGGCTGATGCTGTGAGAGTGTTATGTCCTTAAGCGTCTATGGTTGGGATCCATTCTAACATGTCACAAAGTTATTGGTTCACAGAGTTCCTCGTAGCATCTTTGTTCTTTGGTTATTACTCTCTCATAGTCttgttatttttctatttttattttccgacCCCAAAATGAAATAGAGAAGGATACAAAACTAGTAAATGCAACTTGGGTCATGGACCCCTTCCGGCTACACTTTTCTGCTATTGTTAAGAATGTCTGGTCTCTTAAGTTTTTAAACTTTAAGCTACAACAGTGTACATTCTAACAATTAtccatatcttcttctttttttcatatCAAGCATTGTCGTGCGATTTGTCTCTCGCTCTTTGCTGCTGCTGGTTTTAGATTGATTTGGTACAGCTTCGGCCACAGTTTCCCCGTTACTGCAATACACAAACACATCGAGACTCAAAAATGTCATATGACTAGATAGAGATTTATTACCAAATGCAACGGACCGGACGAGATTTTTCTTACCAAAGAGACGTTTCTTGTCGCTGTCCCATGCTATACCATTCAAGACATCAATACCCTGTAGTGCAAGACAAGATTCAGTTTAGGGATAAAGAGTTTTGAAGATGGCTTGTTAAGAACCAAAAACTTGTGAACTTCAGAAAATGAACTCACCCCGTGTCCAGATCGCAGCAATCCTTGTCTGTGAAAGGATATGGGAAAAAGAAGGAGGTCAGTTGTGTAACACAATGGTTCTTCCTAAACACAGACATGTTAGAAAGAGAGAATAACCTTAATTCAGGAAGAAGTATCCATCCAAGTAGCGATCCGTCCTTGGGAGAAATTCTAGCAATACAATCAGACTGCAGCAGAGAGATACACATCAGTCTTATTCCTGCTATCTTAAAGTGAGTGAATGAACGAAGATCAATGGACCAAGTTCGATTTCACTTTGTGACATTTTGCATTCATCATATCACAACTTTGCTTAAAAATAAAAGGTGTTTTACATTACATCTTTCAGATGTCACAATGAATAAATgcaaataccaaaaaaaaaagcagttgAATTACCTGCCACACGTTTGCCCAAACTTCATTGTTTATGTACTCGAGTTCATTAAGGTATCGTACCTCACGGCCATTATATTTGACTACATGCTCATCAGTAACTGCAGAAAAAAAAGACTCcatcaaattataaatatactcTCCAGAGAATAAGTGGCTcaagaacacaaaaacaaagaataaaACTTGATGCGGTAGAAGGGAGAAACCTTTCATTGTTAGAGGGTCCATCCGGTATAGTGTAGAAGTGCCATCACTTCCAAACAATACTTGTCCATCGGTAGCCAATCCCCATCCATCTTTCATATGATGTTTAAATGGCTTTACCTACAATGAGATCGAAAGGTTAAAACAAAGCAGTAGGGCAATGCTAGTCCATCATAAAGTTGTAATGCAATGCAGACTTTCATTGTAACTTAACAACAACACTACAAGAACTAAAGGAACAAAGCCTATGTCAAAGATTTCCTCTAATTTCATGGAAAGAAAAAGCTGAATTAATTTTAAGTCTACCAAAttgcgcaaaaaaaaaaaaaagagtatgggaaggagaagaagagtacAAACTTTGGTTAAGTTGCGAAGATCATATGTGAAACCCGTGGTCGTCAGCCAAGCAACTTGAAAGAGGCTACAAAAGATAACAGAATAGGTGCATCAGAGAAAATGCaagagaacaagatcaaagaaacagcaaaaaaaattgattctaAATTACACAAACTAGTTATAACAAAGATAAGCCCACCTATCTCCAAGGAGTGTCAAACCCTCTCCAAAGAACTTATCGCCCATTTTTTCGATAACTTCAACCTAAGCAATTCAGAAGAAATAGGATTGAACTTCATTAATGCTGGTCCACACAGCTAATCTCACAAGCAGCAAAAAAGTTACAAATCCATCTGTGTATTTAAATCAACATTCCATTTATCTTCTAAAATAAAGCTATATCATTCTCCAAAATCACAATTACACACAAACTCTTGACAATTCAATAACAATGTTTGATATTTTACAACAATGTTTCTCATCAAAACCATACCTTTCCTGTCCGAAGAGACACTTTCCTGACTGAGGACTgtaagggaaaaaaaaaaaagaaagaaaaaaacgcaGAAAGGATCAAACTCGAGAATCACATTGTGAAAGAAGATTATTACAGAAAGCCAATCAAAATAACCTGTCTGTATAGACCAGTAGATTCGAAGAGTGTATCATCTCCGGCATAAAGAAGTCCCTGTCTCAacacaacacacacaaaaaaaaaacattttactcATACTGAGATTTCGAAAGATTGATTTGGGATGACGAACGACTAAACCTCGAACCTGAGTAAACGCCTTTGGATCGTGAGGAAACTCAGCGACCACTTCGATTTCATGGATCGTATGTGAAAGATCAAACGAATCGGACGATCTCCCCGAGCCGTTGAAGGGCATAAAGAAGAGGAAAAGGGCGGCGGAGAAGAGAGCGAGAGGGATCATCATCATCGAGATCCTCCTCCGAGTGACGAAGAATCTGCGAGACGAGGCGGGAATTGGGAATTGAGGGGAATGAGGAGGCATTATTGATCGCTTAGTGAGTCTCTTCTTATAGGAAGAAGATCGAGTGGCCATCAAAGGTTTGTCTCAGCCGTCGTCGTTGACGGCTGTAGATGGATGCATATGACCCGCCACCCTGATTTGTTAAGTTTTTGTAAATCTATACCATTAAGCGCTCTGTCTCTAACCagactttttcattttttttttttaagtaataCAGTGAATGTCAGTAGGTAAAGTTGCAATTTTGGAATGTAATGATGCGTAACGGTTGATTTCATTAATtccacagtttttttttgttttttttttctataacgtctcagatttttttttcttatttgctATGAATGATATGAAATATTCTaccaatttcaaaataattacataaacaAATTCATTCATGAAATAAATTGAATGAATTGCATTCCATTTTTTACTGTATTCAATTCCTATAGTTTTACTTATTTTGTTTCgttaatttcattttaatttaccAACTACAGTCTAAAAGTACTTTTGGTATTCAAGTCAACAAATATTAAAAGACATTTTCGAATCAGTCTCTCAAAAGCCATGTATGACTTTTTGGATATCAGTTGATTTGGATCAGATTTTTATCCGATTTAGCTCTATTCTAGTTTTATATTCTCCGTTTCACAAAAAGGttaatttaacaatttttatataaaattaaaattttataatttcaatattatttatatttaaattaattttaatattaattactaaCAACAttgatttttctaaataatttgttaatctcaaatattattgatcaaataaatgtacctaaaaaatattttaatatatgctGTCAAAATAACAGTCCTTGTAAAACCAGAAAGAGTATATGTTTAGATTAAGTTATTTATTAacccaaaaattttaaattatgctGGATTATTTTTAAGGTCAGACCACAATAAGTATGATACTGATTTACaaactttaattttataaataaaattagtgttttggttttatctTTACTTTTCTTTAATCAGAATcgtaacaaaaatgaaaaatataaggGATAGAAGCTTATAATTTGGTTGTGTGATACAACATGAACGCCATGGCTAAGCCAAGTATGGCTACCCGTCACTTAAAAACGCAGATAACTCCTAATTTTTGGCTCTAGTATTTGATCAACACTGTCCAACTACACGATGAATAACCACCAGCTACATAGTTGGCAGTGTCCATAAAACATTTACATAACAAGAAAAAACATGTTCCCTCTTCATTTGTTTCTAAAAAGCAATCCGCTTTCATATCTCATTTGGACAAAGCACAAGCTTCCATAACAGACAAGAAAAAGAAACGGGCGTTCTAACACTAATTTTTGGAAACTAATAAAGGATTTGTTAACTCAGACCAAAAAGTCAGAGAAATAGATAGATTATAGATTCTGGATTTGTTGCGTTacacaaacaaaactaaagccaaaacaaaaacaaaacttgtcTTTCAATAATCAAAGCGATAACAAGTGCTCTTTCAAGGCAAACCCGAACCAGATGGTGCTGCTGCGTTGTAACCGCCTGCACCACGGCCAAATCCAGGcctaccaccaccacctcccTGTCAACATAACACACATTGTTAGACATTATTGCGTAAAATAAGGCTAATTAGTAAACTCGGAAGGGATGGTGaatgagtgagagagagagatttactTGGAAAGAAGGCTGGTAATCAGCTGGAGCTCCACCCTTTTCACCTCCTGCATCACCACCACGTGGCCCTGCACGGTACCCATCACGGTCACCAAATCTGGGACGGTCTCCCTCAAAGCGAGGTCCTCTGAAAGAAACACCAAAACCCAAATGTCATTTTAACTAGCCAATAATACCTCATAAACAAGACAGGTTCTAAGATGAAACAAAAGAGAGCCTAAAGTTTACCTTGGGCGATCACCGGGTGGGCCACCAAAGGGACGACCAATGGGCTTAGCAGACTTCTTCAAAGTCGCGGGAACAACATCGGACGGGAGGTTAAGGTAAGTTCTCAAGAACTCAATCCCTTCGTTGGTGAGAAACCAATAGTAGTGCATCCAAGCGAATGTCTCCCTAACGTACTCCTTGGACTTGAAACTCTGCATGAGCTTGATCACTTGAAGGTTGGGCACTGACTCAATCAACGGATGCTTTGGGAGATTGAAATCCTTCTTCGCGAACAATACTCCTTCTGTGAAACCCACGCAGAACATTCACACAATACAGTTTGATAAGGCACCCCAACGGTTAAAGATTTAAACTTTATGAACAAACTCCTCAAAGGTTTATTAGAGATCTATAGCATTTATATTACTTAATAATAAACAAAGTACTAGATTCAAATCTACATCATTGGTGCTGAAAGACGGTAtcaaaatttaacttttacaaaCTAAAAATCAATAACACTAAGAAATGGTAACTAAACACGTTTCCACTAGCTACAAAAGCTGAAATAAACGATTAGATGCGAAAACGTACTAACCTTTGAAAAGGTACTTGCAGATCTCTCTGCGGTTGGTCTCTGTGATAATCTGGAAACAGAACAACAAGAACACACAATCAGTACATAGTTGGATGAGTCATTCCATTACAAAAACGTacaaatgtaaaaattaaatttagaaaCAGAGAAACAGAGCACAAGCAGAGTCTATACCATCTTGTTGGTTGAGCTTTAACTGCAAAAGAGGCACAAAGCTTCTTTCTATGGTCAAAAGAGGCACAAAGCTATAGCACTGTGAAACTAGGGTTTCTAGTGGATAAAAGACTGTTATACATTACGTACCTGGGCTTTAAGTGGGCCGCGAATTGTGATAATTGTTTGTCTCCAGTGCTGGCCTTTTTGAGGTGTGTTATGAAGTCCACACTAAATGTGAACAGAGAGGAGACCTATAGGATTAAACATGTAACCTTAAGGATGATTTGGGAAATCGATGTTCAACAAATTGCCAGCCAGCAACTACAGATTAGGCAGATTATCCGGAGTCTTGACAGAGATCAGAGGTTGccaaatttttgtttatttttgtataatatatatttatatcatttattttaatttttaagtaattaaaaattattttgatgaaaatgtaaaatttatataaaaaagaaatcagaaaattttgtaaattatactaGTATCGTTATTTAAAGTGGATTTATGCCAACTTGAGCTGTttaaatagaattttaaaaagttttgttttggcTATGAATCGATTTATTCATTTATTGATTAAGCAAACATCCCGTTTAGGGCATCTCCAATGGAACACAAAAATTTACTCTATAATTCACtataaaatagagtaactctattatggAGTTGGATTTGATCCAAtggttcactctataatagagttactttATAAATAGAGTGAATTATAAAGTAATGTTGTTTTttcactctatatttggagtgaAAAAGCAAC contains these protein-coding regions:
- the LOC108825741 gene encoding glutaminyl-peptide cyclotransferase, which produces MATRSSSYKKRLTKRSIMPPHSPQFPIPASSRRFFVTRRRISMMMIPLALFSAALFLFFMPFNGSGRSSDSFDLSHTIHEIEVVAEFPHDPKAFTQGLLYAGDDTLFESTGLYRQSSVRKVSLRTGKVEVIEKMGDKFFGEGLTLLGDSLFQVAWLTTTGFTYDLRNLTKVKPFKHHMKDGWGLATDGQVLFGSDGTSTLYRMDPLTMKVTDEHVVKYNGREVRYLNELEYINNEVWANVWQSDCIARISPKDGSLLGWILLPELRQGLLRSGHGGIDVLNGIAWDSDKKRLFVTGKLWPKLYQINLKPAAAKSERQIARQCLI
- the LOC108825164 gene encoding 40S ribosomal protein S10-1 — encoded protein: MIITETNRREICKYLFKEGVLFAKKDFNLPKHPLIESVPNLQVIKLMQSFKSKEYVRETFAWMHYYWFLTNEGIEFLRTYLNLPSDVVPATLKKSAKPIGRPFGGPPGDRPRGPRFEGDRPRFGDRDGYRAGPRGGDAGGEKGGAPADYQPSFQGGGGGRPGFGRGAGGYNAAAPSGSGLP